In Planctomycetia bacterium, one DNA window encodes the following:
- the secE gene encoding preprotein translocase subunit SecE, producing the protein MIATESEMKKVHWTSRREIIGSTKVVIFVMIALSILLFVVDLLFLAAFSAAGVLKGGGVMEALKGLF; encoded by the coding sequence ATGATCGCCACCGAGAGCGAAATGAAGAAGGTCCACTGGACCAGCCGTCGCGAGATCATCGGCTCCACCAAGGTGGTGATCTTCGTGATGATCGCGCTGTCCATTCTGCTGTTCGTGGTGGACCTGCTGTTCCTGGCGGCCTTTTCGGCGGCCGGCGTTCTCAAGGGCGGCGGCGTCATGGAAGCTTTGAAAGGTCTGTTCTAA